In Hemicordylus capensis ecotype Gifberg chromosome 3, rHemCap1.1.pri, whole genome shotgun sequence, one DNA window encodes the following:
- the LOC128350642 gene encoding zonadhesin-like, whose protein sequence is METLGCFQHIMMGVCLSVASIKGTEDRDPVTGLERRLGPGIKAEGGGSARKQPEAVWRLPHPTSTYPYPSLLWSSGAAMARWRQVSSARGSQGQSARGAPAQKGPPGKATSCPPNSHYYPCTTACPASCAEPASPDTCRLPCVKGCACDSGFLLYNGSCVSRRQCGCRHEGKHYPVGSQFWTDHTCSSRCTCPTPGGQLGCSSDSCPKGSYCGVENSTIGCYNYTHKVCRVHGDPHYSTFDNENYHFMGNCTYTLAKLCSKLAELPHFNIEAKNEYLESPSRSFVHKVLMDLYGHHIEIHKGNQHQVLVDQIWRTLPVKHGKGSVSVSRSGRYISVETDFQLIINYDADHLVEIRMPTTFVNATCGLCGNFNNLKDDDNLMPNGQRAKNATELGKSWQVPGAEYDRPYCEVPDITPPCSTYQEDAYKENEFCGILTNSEGPFQVCHSTISPESFFDTCVRDMCAFNGKQTLLCNTLGAYGDACQREGVALGNWRIDTFCLFLCPSHSEHDMCTSACPTTCANPMAPKNCSKPCVEGCKCHEGYILSGQQCVLTEDCGCLDEGKYYEKGATFWKTDCRGRCHCAENGTLTCNTETCKADQICKVQNGILACYTSDKASCHIYGDPHYVTFDERLYHFQGGCNYTAVETYNHSSEEFSVTIRKERQGHQAWTALNAVAVSLKNLHIALRKNKEVSME, encoded by the exons ATGGAGACCCTGGGGTGTTTCCAGCATATAATGATGGGTGTATGTCTCTCGGTGGCATCTATCAAAGG GACTGAAGACAGAGACCCAGTGACTGGTCTGGAAAGGAGGCTGG GTCCAGGCATCAAGGCAGAGGGCGGAGGCTCGGCCAGGAAGCAACCAGAGGCTGTTTGGAGattgccccaccccacctccacttACCCCTATCCCAGTCTTCTGTGGAGCTCTGGGGCCGCCATGGCAAGGTGGAGACAAGTCAGCTCGGCAAGGGGGTCCCAGGGACAAAGCGCCAGGGGGGCACCAGCGCAAAAAGGTCCTCCAGGAAAAG CCACCTCCTGCCCACCCAACAGCCACTACTATCCCTGCACAACAGCCTGCCCGGCCTCCTGTGCGGAGCCCGCTTCTCCAGACACCTGCCGCTTGCCCTGCGTGAAAGGGTGCGCCTGCGACAGCGGCTTCCTCCTCTACAATGGCAGCTGCGTCTCCCGCCGGCAGTGTGGATGCCGGCACGAGGGCAAGCACTACCCGGTGGGCTCCCAGTTCTGGACTGACCACACCTGCTCCTCCAGATGCACCTGCCCCACTCCTGGTGGCCAGCTGGGGTGCTCCAGCGATTCCTGCCCCAAAGGTTCTTACTGTGGGGTTGAGAACAGCACTATTGGATGCTACAACTACACGCACAAGGTCTGTCGAGTCCACGGAGACCCCCACTACAGCACCTTTGACAATGAGAACTACCACTTCATGGGCAACTGCACCTACACCCTGGCCAAGCTGTGCAGCAAGTTGGCGGAGCTGCCCCACTTCAACATTGAGGCCAAGAACGAGTATCTGGAGAGCCCCTCCCGGAGTTTTGTCCACAAGGTGCTCATGGACCTGTATGGCCACCACATCGAAATCCATAAGGGCAACCAGCATCAAGTGCTG GTTGACCAAATATGGAGGACTCTCCCAGTGAAACATGGCAAAGGCTCAGTAAGTGTGAGCAGAAGCGGACGGTATATTTCCGTAGAGACAGATTTCCAGCTGATCATCAACTATGATGCTGACCACTTAGTGGAAATCCGGATGCCCACCACCTTTGTCAATGCGACCTGTGGCCTGTGTGGGAACTTCAACAACCTCAAGGACGACGACAACTTGATGCCCAATGGGCAGCGAGCCAAGAACGCCACTGAGCTGGGGAAGAGCTGGCAAGTGCCAGGTGCCGAGTATGACCGGCCTTATTGTGAGGTCCCAGACATCACCCCGCCCTGCAGCACGTACCAGGAGGATGCTTACAAGGAGAACGAATTCTGTGGGATTCTAACCAATAGTGAGGGGCCCTTTCAGGTCTGCCACTCGACCATCAGTCCCGAGAGCTTCTTTGATACCTGTGTCAGGGACATGTGTGCCTTCAACGGAAAGCAGACGCTGCTGTGCAACACTCTTGGGGCCTATGGGGATGCATGCCAGAGAGAGGGTGTGGCCCTTGGCAACTGGAGAATCGACACCTTCTGCC TCTTCCTTTGCCCATCCCACAGTGAGCATGATATGTGCACCAGCGCCTGCCCCACCACTTGTGCCAACCCTATGGCCCCAAAGAACTGCAGCAAGCCTTGTGTGGAAGGCTGCAAGTGCCATGAAGGGTATATTCTGAGCGGACAGCAGTGCGTCTTGACGGAGGATTGCGGCTGCTTGGACGAAGGCAAATATTACGAG AAAGGGGCAACATTCTGGAAAACGGACTGCAGAGGTCGATGCCATTGTGCGGAAAACGGCACTCTAACTTGTAACACAGAAACATGCAAGGCGGACCAGATTTGCAAGGTGCAGAATGGGATCCTGGCCTGCTACACTTCAGACAAGGCCTCTTGCCACATCTACGGGGATCCACACTACGTCACCTTTGATGAGAGACTGTACCATTTCCAGGGAGGGTGCAACTATACGGCCGTGGAGACATACAACCACTCCTCAGAGGAGTTCTCTGTGACCATTAGGAAGGAGCGCCAGGGACACCAGGCCTGGACAGCCCTCAATGCAGTGGCCGTCTCTCTGAAAAACCTGCATATTGCTCTGAGGAAGAACAAAGAGGT GTCAATGGAGTGA
- the LOC128352507 gene encoding MAM and LDL-receptor class A domain-containing protein 2-like, with translation MVEERSPYVVASFPFGLQVEFDADRHLFIEVAEKFKQHLRGLCGIYSSNEYDEFVTPSGTVEDDPNRFGRSWMVEDAGWKCDPVVTVPPDCSRMLKDRYKGLCNVISDIKGPFQACQWKINPLKYVTSCVYDQCASAGNSKHCRKSLEDYAATCLRAGVKLGVWWTDTLCEPSAQCSFPCSFDNDLCLWTQSTSDNFDWTRHKGPTPSQMTGPPHDHTTGSGYYLYVEGDHVIEGDVAHLISPTCLALEPHCFSFWYHIFGAASLMSLRVYVVPEEKEPIRLWIATGRKANQWLHANVTVPSMGKLQIIVEGMRGEDFASDLAVDDISMSNGSCTAVYTT, from the exons ATGGTAGAAGAGAGGTCACCATATGTGGTTGCCAGCTTCCCTTTTGGCCTTCAGGTGGAATTTGATGCGGATCGACACCTTTTTATTGAAGTGGCCGAAAAGTTCAAGCAGCACCTGCGTGGCCTATGTGGGATCTACTCTTCCAATGAGTACGACGAGTTCGTCACGCCCAGCGGAACTGTGGAGGACGATCCAAACAGGTTTGGCCGAAGCTGGATGGTGGAGGATGCTGGCTGGAA GTGTGACCCTGTGGTCACGGTTCCACCGGACTGCAGCCGCATGCTAAAGGATCGGTATAAAGGTCTTTGCAACGTGATTTCCGATATCAAGGGGCCTTTTCAAGCCTGCCAGTGGAAAATCAATCCCCTCAAGTATGTTACAAGCTGTGTATATGACCAGTGTGCTTCTGCAGGAAACTCAAAGCACTGCCGCAAATCCCTGGAAGATTATGCTGCCACCTGCCTTCGGGCTGGTGTGAAGCTTGGAGTCTGGTGGACGGATACTCTGTGTG AGCCCTCGGCCCAGTGCAGCTTCCCCTGCTCTTTTGACAACGACCTCTGTCTCTGGACGCAGTCGACCTCGGACAACTTTGACTGGACTCGACACAAAGGCCCGACACCCTCGCAGATGACGGGGCCACCTCATGACCACACCACAGGAA GTGGTTACTACCTCTATGTGGAAGGGGATCATGTCATTGAGGGGGACGTGGCCCACCTCATCAGCCCCACCTGCCTGGCCCTTGAGCCCCACTGCTTCAGCTTCTGGTACCATATATTTGGCGCCGCAAGTTTGATGTCGCTGAGAGTTTACGTGGTCCCTGAAGAGAAAGAGCCCATCAGGCTCTGGATTGCGACGGGGAGGAAGGCAAACCAGTGGCTGCATGCAAACGTCACCGTGCCCAGCATGGGGAAGCTGCAG ATCATTGTGGAAGGAATGCGAGGAGAGGATTTTGCTAGTGACCTGGCTGTGGATGATATCTCCATGTCAAATGGAAGTTGCACAG